From Desulfonatronum thioautotrophicum, a single genomic window includes:
- a CDS encoding NYN domain-containing protein: protein MITNTNLTKIGIFYDGNFFFHVSNYYLYDHSRQSRISITGLHQFIIHEVAAREEQPVKNCKIVDMHYFRGRLPAYDAQARDLLLKERIFDDILMKEGVITHYLPMSPEGEKGIDVWLALEAFELAIFKKYDVIVLIASDGDYLPLTRKLNTIGARVMVLGCEFESEDQHGNQRMTKTSQALLDNATYPILINDVIDDPGRHHDQIVRDLFVKEKYRSQDATRADPGASRTGTVVSIQGGYGFIRPEAGEEDLFFHYGDLLDMEINRLSVGDRVSFLESSNKRGPCAVRVAVIAAQPRADRSQDRAQDRAQNRAQD, encoded by the coding sequence ATGATTACCAATACAAATCTGACCAAGATCGGCATCTTTTATGACGGCAATTTCTTTTTTCACGTCAGCAACTACTACCTCTACGACCATTCCCGCCAATCCCGGATCAGCATTACCGGGCTCCACCAGTTCATCATCCACGAGGTCGCTGCCCGGGAGGAGCAGCCGGTCAAGAACTGCAAGATCGTGGACATGCACTATTTCCGGGGTCGGTTGCCGGCCTATGATGCTCAGGCCCGGGACCTGCTGCTCAAGGAGCGGATCTTTGACGACATCCTGATGAAGGAGGGGGTGATCACCCACTATCTGCCCATGTCCCCGGAAGGGGAAAAAGGCATTGACGTCTGGCTGGCCCTTGAGGCTTTTGAACTGGCCATTTTCAAGAAGTACGACGTGATCGTGCTCATTGCCTCGGATGGGGACTACCTGCCCCTGACCCGCAAACTGAACACCATCGGCGCGCGGGTGATGGTCCTGGGCTGTGAATTCGAATCCGAGGACCAGCACGGAAACCAGCGGATGACCAAGACATCCCAGGCCTTACTGGACAATGCCACCTACCCGATCCTGATCAACGACGTCATCGATGACCCCGGCCGTCACCACGACCAGATCGTCCGGGACCTGTTCGTCAAGGAAAAGTACCGCTCCCAGGATGCGACGCGGGCCGATCCCGGAGCGTCGCGCACCGGCACCGTGGTCTCCATCCAGGGCGGCTACGGCTTCATCCGTCCGGAAGCCGGGGAGGAGGACCTGTTCTTCCACTATGGCGACCTGCTGGACATGGAAATCAACCGTCTCTCCGTGGGCGACCGGGTGTCCTTTTTGGAAAGCAGCAACAAACGGGGGCCCTGCGCGGTGCGGGTGGCGGTGATAGCCGCCCAGCCGCGAGCGGACCGGAGCCAGGATCGAGCACAGGACCGGGCACAGAACCGGGCACAGGACTAG